In Alkalihalobacillus sp. AL-G, the genomic stretch CCAAAAAAATCTAGTATAGATTTTTAATTGAAGTTACACTGGTTTTCCTCAATCGGGGCGTAATTCAGAAGTATTGGAATGTGTTCTTTGTTCCACGATCGGGGCTATTATGTAATAAAAAGTAGTCTTCTTAAATTATGGATGTTCCCTTACAATAAGCATTACTTCAAGAAGGAAGAATGCTCTTTTTATGGAAGTTAATCTGTAAAATCTAATGGAGATGTAAATCAATGAAAAAACTTGTAAAGATCTTGGTTGTGAATGATGAAAATATCATACTTGTAAAGCAATATAGAGAACAAATACAACGTTATACAATTGAGTTACCTGGCGGGAAGGTTAAAAGAGGGGAAACGTCAAGTGAAGCTGCAGTTAGAGAACTAGCTGAGGAAACAGGGATTCAAACTGATAGTTTAATTGATCTTGGGAGTTACATAAATAGTCAAAGATCGATTATGGTTAGTTTTTTCTTTACTGATAGTATCTTAGAACATTCTCAACAAAAACTTGATAATGATGAAGATATCCAAGTATTGAGTTATTCTATGCAGTCAGTAATTAATAACCTTTCAACCAAAGAGTGGAATGACTTAAGGATTTCAATGGCGTTATCTATATCAAAATCAAAAGGACTAATATAGAGATGAATTTATTACAAAATTTAAGTTGTTAGTGTTGTATTTATGATCTTCAACAATACCAGCTAATAGAAGGTCAAGTGGTAGAACTAAAAAAGATGAAAAAGTCATGTTACAATAAAAATGAACATACCAAACAAGCTTCAAACGTATGTATTTGAAGTTATTGGAATAATTGTATTTTTTTAGAATTTTACTAGACTTTGAAAGCCTCTTTACGTTTTAATATCGCGTAAATCCAGTGAATTAACTTGTTTACACAAGCAATAATCGCTACTTTATGTGGTTTGCCTTCTTTACGCTTTTTATCATAGTGAGCTCTAAGTTTTGGGTTTCGATCCTTTGTTATGCCACATTGCACTGCTGTATAAAGTGATTGTCGAAGTCGAGACGATCCTCTTTTTGTAATCCGGTTGATTGTGGCTCTGAACTTACCAGATTCATGAACACTGGGATCGACTCCAGCGTAGGCAACCAATTTTTTCGGGTGGGTAAACTGATCAACCTCCCCAATTTCGGAGATGATTGTGGCGGCAATCTTCCCACCTATACCGGGGATTGATCGGATAATCTTATAATCTTCAAATTCTTCAGCCAGGGCATCTATCTCTTCAAGTAGTTTTGATAGGTGCCTTTGGTGTTGAAGAAGAATTTCGATGTACATCGTTAGTGTGACAATATGGCTCGTATATAAATTGCGTTTAAAAGGATCTCTATCTGCAGCTTGTTTAAGCATATGCGCTTTCTCCAATGCCCACTTGTAAGAGCGTTTAGCGCCTTGTTTGAGAATCACTTCAGCGATTTGTTCAACGGACTCACCCATAACACCTTGAGGTGTTTGATAGTGGCGTAAGGTAGATAACGATGTCGGAGAATAAAGAGCTCCGAAGACTGCTTTATACTCCGGAAATACTTGATCCAAAATCGTCTGGAACTGCAGTTTGATTTTTACATAGGTTTCAGTAAGAGAATCATGTTGACGTGTTAAATTACGTAAGTTCATATGCTCAATGGTCTTCTTCTGAAAGGGCTGAAGGTCATCATATTGGTAATAAAGTTCTCCCAATCGAAAAGCGTCAATAGCGTCTGTCTTAACTTTCCTTAAGCTCATCTTTTTCGCTTCGTGAGAGAGAACTGGGTTGATTAGATAATAGACGATACCACGGTCTTCTAAAAACTGTAGTACAGGCTCATGGTAATGACCTGTGGATTCAAAAACGACTGCTGGGGATAGTCCTGCAGCTTCTTCAACCTCTCGATAGAACTGATAAAAATCCTGTAACCCCAAAACATTGTGTTCGAATACAAAGCTCTTCTTGTAAGGGGTTTTCTTCTGTAAAAAGGCTTGAACTTGGCTTTTCCCTTTAGCGACATCCAGGCCAATCACTGGATCCATAGGTTATCAATCTCCTTTATATAGTTTTTGCCGGTAGCCCCTAAACTATCTTGCAGTGTCATAGCTTCGCTTGTTATGCGGGATCAGTGTCCCAACCAGCCTCAAACATGTTTCTACAAGTAGGGGGTGGACAGTATAGCGGACGGGATCATGTCCCACGGGGGCTTACGTCCTACCCCGGCTACCTAAAGCATAACCTATAAAAAATAGGTCAACCAGAAATGACTGGCTGACCTTATAATACGATCGGGGGCTTTAATGGAATAAATCATTACAAAGAAATGGGCTTAGAGGAGGTTTTCCTCTAAGCCTTTTTGATGTTAATTATACTATGAATCATTACACGAATACTGTGTGATTTCCCTTACGATTTGGTCTGTATTTTTAAATTATGCACCACACAAGTGAACCCGTTAAGCAACTATTCCTGGGGTCATTCATTTTTAAGGCACTATGCTAAATTTTCGGGTCACACCACAGTTTTTCATCATTTTACCTCCGGAATCCAAGCCTCTAACTTTTTCATGACTAAACCCCCGCTCAAAAAGTAAATGACAGAGCTCATATAGAAAATGATATGGATGGTGAAGTAGTCTGCCAGGAATCCACCTGCAATAATGGCCATCGCTGAAAAAATCGATGTCCAAAAATGATAGCGTCCTATTTTCGCTCCTCGGTTTGTTCCATCTGTAAAATCAGCAATGAGCACTTTTTCACCATGCTTTTGCAACGCACCCAAAATACCAAGTAACAACTGGATCCCATATACTTGTAAAATCGAAGTAATGTGAGGGAACAGCAAGAGTAGAGCCGCCATGCCAAACGAATGGATGATGAGAAAGAGCCCCTGATCAACCTTCTTAGATAACCGGCCGAGTAATGGATGAACAAGCGCCGCGCTAAGTCCGAATATCCCATAAGATAACCCGAACTGGCTGAAGCTTGTTCCGACATTTTTAATGAACAGTATATAAAAAGGAAAGATGAGGCTGCTCGCAAAAAAGACACTGCTTTGCGATAAAATAAGAACTTTTAGCTTCTTGTTATCCATTATTTGTACCTCTCATAAAATAGGCTGTAAAACCGTTCGTTCGGATCATACTTAAGCTTCTTTTTGAAAAATTCCTCGGCTCTAGGATAGGCATGATACATCTGCTTTTTTGTTGGATATAACATGTAAGGCAAATAATAGCTTCCATTATGCTTCAGTGTGATATCGACCATTTTCTGGACAATCCTTTTCGTTTCTTTTTTATCTTTATCAGATAATCCTTGGTTGATGAGAAGAACAAGTGCAAACATATCATCCTTCGCGTAAGACAATACTGCATCCTCGTCCTCGTTCACATAGCGGATGGTAATGTTGATTAAATTGAGATCTTCCTCAGAAAGCAACTCGCGTAAATCATCAATATAAGTAGAAAAGTTTTCAACAGGGACAAAATATTCCTGGAGTACATCGGTATCGTTTTTGCTGTCATACTCTAAAAAATCAGATTCAGAGCGCATGACATTGTTCCGGGTCATCAACTTTCCGCTCGTCTCCAAAAAGTATTTTTTCTGAGCTTCCCAAAAAACATTTTTCCCCCAGTCGAAGTCTCGGGCCAATCCGAGGGCAAACTTGGTGACAGCGGTATAACGCTCGCCCTTCAGCTCGTTATATTGCTCGAGCTGTTGTTCAGCAGCCAATTCATAATTCGTTACATACATCTCGGTTAAAAACGAATCCGGAGCGGTTGAAATTCGTGCTAGGTGCATCCGAACATCAGGGTTTTCTTTTACATTGTTTATAAAATAATCGCTATATTCTTTGTAGTCGATCTCTTCCGTCTCCAGCTTATAGAGCTCATCATCAGTTAGTCCAAGGGTCACATCAAGGATTACACCGAACAGACCATAACCCCCGAGTGCAAGGTAAAAGAGCTCCTCATTCTCCTCACGGCTGACATTAAGAGTTTTCCCGTCAGCGGTCAAAAGACGAAACGATCTCACCGTATCAATCAACGACCCATATCGAATATCCCGTCCGTGTGCATTAACGCTGATCGAGCCGCCGATGGTAAAAATGTTTTGCGATTGCATAACCTTGATTGCAAGACCATGCGGATTTATGTACTGCTGGATATCGTCCCAAGTCGTGCCGCTTTGAACGGTTATCGTCTTCCCTTCAGAATCAAAATCTAAAATCTGATTGTAGCTCGTCATATCGAGGACGACGGAATTTTTATAGTAGGTATGTCCTCCCATGCTATGCTGCTTTCCAGCAATCGATATTTTAAGGTTCTTTTCGTTCGCTTCCTCAATGACTTGCTTGATGCTTTCTAGCTCATGTCCTTGAACAACCTCTTTCACTTTTACCGGCATCAGGTTACTCACATCGGTTATGACTAAGTCAGGGTTGGTTGTTGTTTCTTGATGTATTGAAGTCATAAACATAGTTATATAGACTACAATACAAACAAGTAGGATGATCATTCGTTTCATAAAACTCTCTCCCTTAATTTCTGCATGGTGTAATATTACACTATATGTGATATTTTTCAAGAGAGAGCTAGCTTCAAATTTTATGCATAAAAAAATTCCTCAATACAGTTTTGCAAATGGTAAACTATGTATAAAGGTGAAAAATTTAGGGGTTGATTCCATGTGTTTGATTGCGAGAGGTATAGGGTTTGTAGCTTCAATAAGCAGTATAGTGTTGTGGATAATCATGATTTTTTTAAATCCATATAGTCCTGGTACCTCATTAGACGTCGTGATCAATACTTTTGTAACACTTTTAACACCTGCATGCGTCGTACTTATCGGAACTTACTTCAACCATTCGCCTGCAATCTACATCGGATTCGTAATCTCACTCCCGATAAGCCTATATTTACTCGGCACACCAGGTATCTTTTTGTTCTTTGGAGTAACTTCATTTTTGTATCTCATCACGGCCGTATTATTTACAGTTCATAACCGATTCAACAGCCATCGGGAAAAGACGTTTCAATAAACTTAATACTAAAGAAAAAATGGGAGGTGGATGTATGCCTAAAAAAATCAGTATGTTTCTTCTTTTAAATATAGCTTTATTACTTTTTACTTTAATGGCTCCTGCACCTGTACAAGCTTGCT encodes the following:
- a CDS encoding NUDIX hydrolase, producing the protein MKKLVKILVVNDENIILVKQYREQIQRYTIELPGGKVKRGETSSEAAVRELAEETGIQTDSLIDLGSYINSQRSIMVSFFFTDSILEHSQQKLDNDEDIQVLSYSMQSVINNLSTKEWNDLRISMALSISKSKGLI
- a CDS encoding FAD-dependent oxidoreductase; this translates as MKRMIILLVCIVVYITMFMTSIHQETTTNPDLVITDVSNLMPVKVKEVVQGHELESIKQVIEEANEKNLKISIAGKQHSMGGHTYYKNSVVLDMTSYNQILDFDSEGKTITVQSGTTWDDIQQYINPHGLAIKVMQSQNIFTIGGSISVNAHGRDIRYGSLIDTVRSFRLLTADGKTLNVSREENEELFYLALGGYGLFGVILDVTLGLTDDELYKLETEEIDYKEYSDYFINNVKENPDVRMHLARISTAPDSFLTEMYVTNYELAAEQQLEQYNELKGERYTAVTKFALGLARDFDWGKNVFWEAQKKYFLETSGKLMTRNNVMRSESDFLEYDSKNDTDVLQEYFVPVENFSTYIDDLRELLSEEDLNLINITIRYVNEDEDAVLSYAKDDMFALVLLINQGLSDKDKKETKRIVQKMVDITLKHNGSYYLPYMLYPTKKQMYHAYPRAEEFFKKKLKYDPNERFYSLFYERYK
- a CDS encoding MFS transporter — encoded protein: MDNKKLKVLILSQSSVFFASSLIFPFYILFIKNVGTSFSQFGLSYGIFGLSAALVHPLLGRLSKKVDQGLFLIIHSFGMAALLLLFPHITSILQVYGIQLLLGILGALQKHGEKVLIADFTDGTNRGAKIGRYHFWTSIFSAMAIIAGGFLADYFTIHIIFYMSSVIYFLSGGLVMKKLEAWIPEVK
- a CDS encoding IS110 family transposase yields the protein MDPVIGLDVAKGKSQVQAFLQKKTPYKKSFVFEHNVLGLQDFYQFYREVEEAAGLSPAVVFESTGHYHEPVLQFLEDRGIVYYLINPVLSHEAKKMSLRKVKTDAIDAFRLGELYYQYDDLQPFQKKTIEHMNLRNLTRQHDSLTETYVKIKLQFQTILDQVFPEYKAVFGALYSPTSLSTLRHYQTPQGVMGESVEQIAEVILKQGAKRSYKWALEKAHMLKQAADRDPFKRNLYTSHIVTLTMYIEILLQHQRHLSKLLEEIDALAEEFEDYKIIRSIPGIGGKIAATIISEIGEVDQFTHPKKLVAYAGVDPSVHESGKFRATINRITKRGSSRLRQSLYTAVQCGITKDRNPKLRAHYDKKRKEGKPHKVAIIACVNKLIHWIYAILKRKEAFKV